GAAACTGAAACATTTTAGTATTTTTGGGAAAGTGTAATACACTTACACTTTCCAAAAATGCTTTTATCTATTTGTTCATCGTAAACTTACACAATTACACTTTTTTTCCTATTACTTAGTTCTGGCTAGTCTAAAAGCCTCATTGTATTGATTGCTTCAGACTCTACTATATGTACATAAATCATAGTTGTTTTGATGTCAGAATGCCCTAGTAATATTTGTAAATCTTCTACCTTTCCTCCTTTCCTAAGATAATTTGTTGCGAATGTGTGTCTTGCCACATGGCATACTAGATGCTTTTTTATACCTAAAAAAAGAGCGATTTCTTTTATCACTTCGTTGATATGTTTTGCTGAAGGTGGCTTTATAAATAAAGAGCTATCCTCCGCCAATATCTTTCTGCAAGTTTCATTGGTCATCAATATCTGCTGCTTTTTGGACTTTTGATTCCAAAAATAAAAATAATCATCATTAAGCTGCTCCCTTTTTAGTTTAAGCAAGTCATTTATTCTAAGACCTGTCATGCAATTAAACAGGAAGTATCCTAACACCATTTTATGTGTGGGTTTTATGAATTTAGAGAAGTAGTATTCTTTCATACGCTCTACCTCTTGTAAACTTAGATTAGTTCTATGGCTTCTATGCTGCTTTATCTTTATCCTCTCTAGATCCACATTTATCATGACCCCTCTTTTTTTCGCCAGCTTTATGTAGTGCTTTATAACCTTTATATTGCTATCTATGGTTACTGCTTGGTTTTTTAGTTTTGCAGATAAATATTTTCTATAACCCGTTGTGCATTATGAAATGAAAAAAACAAGAGTTGTTTATTAGACTGAAAATCAGTATATTGTTTTTGCTATAAAACGATATAAATGAACAACTTAGAGCAAATATATGAAAGAATTTTGGAAGTTTTAGGACTTTTTTCAGAAAATCAACTGATTAGTTATCAGAGAAGAACACCTAAAATGAGCGATTTAGAAGTCATAAGTCTTAATATTACTGCTGAATACTTGAGTATTGATAGCGAATTACAGTTATTTAGAAAATTGCCAAACTCTCTGATAAACAAAATTGAAAGAAGTGTTTACAATAAGCGAAAACGAAGACTATCCCTACAAACAGAGCAAATTAGACAGCGTATTTCGATGGAGTTCAATGAGTTTGAAGATATTTTTATCGTTGATAGCATGCCAATGAAAGTTTGTGAAAATGCTCGTTCTACTCGTTCAAAAATTTGTAAAGAGCAATCCTATTCTTCACCAACATATGGTTATTGTGCTTCACAGAAATTATATTTCTATGGCTATAAACTACACGCAGTATGTTCTTTAAATGGTGTGATTAAGAATTTTGATATAAGCCCTGCATCCGTTCACGACATCCACTATTTAAAAGATAGTGGTGAGCAAATGCGAAACTGTACTTTAATTGGAGATAGAGGCTATTTATCAGCAAAAGTTCAAATAGATTTATTTAACTATGCTAATATTAAATTAGATACACCAATGAGAAGTAATCAGAAAGATTATATTCCTCAATTTTCATTGTACAAGAAAAAGCGAAAACGAATTGAGACATTTTTCTCTCAACTTTGCGACCAATTTATGATTAAAAGAAACTATGCTAAAACTTTTGAAGGCTTTAAAACAAGGATAATCAGTAAAATAACCGCCGCAACGGTTATTCAATATATCAATAAATTTATCTTCCAAAGAAAATTAAATCATCTAAAAATCAGTATTATTTAAAATGCACAACGAGTTTTCTATACTTTGAAATGAAAGTTTCGTTTACATCTGCAAATAATAAGGTAGCCGTGTATTCTTTTAGTTTTTTCAGCACGGAGCAATGATTTTTAAGCGAATTTTCTTCCATATTTTTTAATCGCATCTCGTATTCCATGAAAGAAATAAAATCCACCGTTAAATCTGGTCTTCTTAGAAGCTCCGCACATTTATCAACCGTCAAAGGTTCATTTGTAAGTCTGTATTGGATTTCTATTTTGTTGATTTTGGCTTCAATATCTCTCAATATCAAATTAAAATCGTGATGCTGATCACAAGTTTTTAGAACTTCCTGCTTTGTCTGACTCCAATCTCTATTTTTAATATAGAGCTCTACAGGTATACGCTTTCTTTGCTTATGTATATAAAGGTTAAGGTAAAGTGGATACTTTCCGTCTTTATTTTTATGGTCTTTTTTTAGAAAAAATGAATATTTCATCGAAGCAAAATAATTTTCGCTACGACAAGGAGTAAATAATCTAGGTGTTGAATAGTTTAAAATCATAGTTTTAATCTTTATCTGATTTATAAACTAAACAGGTTGTGTCACTAAGATTTTCCTCTGGGACAAAGCTGGGGACAAAAAATAGGATTTTAGCACCTATCTATTCCATCTCTGCAATGTAATTCCGAAACCTAAATATCTGTTAATCTTGCTTATAAATAAAGTCCCCTTAGAGGGGACTTTATTTTAAGTGAACGCGAAGGGAGTCGAACCCCTAACCTTCAGAGCCGTAATCTGATGCTCTATCCAATTGAGCTACGCGTCCGTTTTGAGTTTGCAAATATAGAAAATTTTTTATTATTTTTGAAAATGAAAACACATTTTTTTATCCTCATAAGCAGTTTAGCTCTTATATCTTGTAAAAAAGAAGCTAATAATTTTTCAAAAGAACAAGTTATCATTTCAAAAAACACTTATTATCAAGAAGATAATAATAAAGTAATCATCAACACAAAAAATCTTTCCTCCGAAATATCCGCCGCCAAATTACCGTTAAAAAAAGTAGTATTATTAAGCTCTTCTATGCTAGGCTATATGCTAGAGTTAGGCTTAGAGAGCCATATCATTGGTATTTCTAGTGAGGAATATGTCTATTCCGAAAAGGTAAAAGCACTTATCCAATCTAAAAAAATACACACCGTAGGTAACGAGCAAAAATACGATTTAGAAAAAATCATCAGTTTAAAACCCGATGCTATAATTACTAATCATATCCCTAATTTTGAAAACACCTATAACCTACTCCGAAAAAACAACATAGAAATCATCTTCCTAAACGAATATCTAGAAAACGAACCACTAGAAAAAACGGCTTATCTAAAAATTTTTGGAAAACTATTCGGTATTGAAAAACAAGCTTCTGAACGCTATTTAAACATCAAACAAAACTATGATAATTTAAAACTTCAAGCACAGAAAACACCGCATAAACCTCAAGTCCTTTGTAATGAAATCTATGGCAACCAATGGTTCTTGCCAGGAAATAAAACCTTTGCTGCCAAATACTTTAACGATGCGGGAGGTAATTATATATTCAACGATTTGGATAAAGACCAATCTGTACCTTTAAGTTTTGAGGAAGTTTATGCTAAATCAAAACAGGCAGAATATTGGGTCAATCTTTCCAACTATCAATACAAAAATGAATTATTAGCGATGAATCCGTCCTATTCCAAAATGGACATCTTCAAAAAAGGAAAACTTTATAACATCGCCAAAAGACAAAAAGGCAAAGCCAACGACTACTTTGAAAGTGGGGTTGTAAGAGCCGATTTAGTTTTAAAAGACTATGTAAAAATCTTCCACCCTGCTTTACTTCCTAAAGACACTCTTACTTATATGAATGCTTTAAAGTAAAGCACAAACATATAACTCCCTAATAAATAAAACAATTCAATTTTTAAAAATTTCCTTATTTTTGTGAAAGTAAAAAAGTAAAGATGAATACCTACAAAAACCCTTTAGAAGAACGCTATTCTAGCGAAGAAATGCTTTTTAATTTTTCTCACGACAACAAATTTCAAAATTGGAGAAAACTATGGATTGCTCTAGCCGAAATAGAAAAAGATTTAGGTCTAGACATTTCCGAAGAGCAAATCAACCAAATGAAAGACAAGGCTAAAGATATAGATTATACTAAATCCGCCGAATACGAAAAGCGTTTCCGCCACGATGTAATGGCACATGTACACACCTACGGAGATGTAGCACCACTAGCCAAGCCCATTATCCACTTAGGAGCTACTTCGGCTTTTGTGGGCGACAATACGGATTTAATCCAAATGCGAGACGGACTCCTTATCCTTAAAAAAAAGCTGGTTAATGTAATTAAAGGCTTGTCCGACTTCGCCTTAAAATACAAAGATTTACCAACTTTAGGCTTCACTCACTTCCAACCCGCACAGCTAACTACCGTGGGCAAAAGAGCCACCCTTTGGTTACAATCTTTAATCCTAGATTTTGAAGAACTAGAATTCTTCTTAGACACGCTTCGTTTCAGAGGAGTAAAGGGTACGACAGGAACTGCGGCTAGCTTCCTAGAACTTTTCAACGGAGATTACGAAAAAGTAAAAACACTTGACAAAGAACTATCCAAAAGATTCGGGTTTGATAAAGTTTTTGGCGTTTCTGGACAAACCTACGACAGAAAAATAGACGCTAAAGTAGTGGCTTTATTATCCAACATCGCCCAATCGGCTCACAAATTTACTAACGATTTAAGACTGTTACAAAATCTAAAAGAGATTGAAGAACCTTTTGAGAAAGACCAAATTGGCTCATCGGCAATGGCATATAAGAGAAACCCAATGCGTTCGGAGCGAATAGGGGCTTTGGCTAAATATGTAATGTCGCTATCTTCTAGTTCTGCAATGGTGGCTGCAACGCAATGGTTTGAAAGAACCCTAGACGACTCGGCTAACAAAAGACTAAGCATTCCACAAGCCTTCCTTGCGGTAGATGCCATTTTGTTGATTTGGAACAACATTATGAACGGACTGGTAGTTTACGAAAACAGAATCAACAAGCATATTATGGAGGAGCTTCCTTTTATGGCTACTGAGTACATTATTATGGAAGAAGTAAAGGCTGGAGGCGACAGACAGGAAATCCACGAAATCATCAGAGTTCACTCTATGGAAGCGAGCAAAAAGGTGAAAATGGAAGGTAAGGATAACGATTTGATAGAAAGAATAATGAACGATAATAGCTTAAAGCTAGACAAATCAAAACTTGCAGAAGTTTTAGACCCTAAAAACTTTATTGGATTTGCACCTATACAAACCGAAGAATTTATCAAAAATGAAGTTCAGCCAATATTAGATAAATATTCGGATATGGTGGGATTAAAGGCAGAACTGAAAGTCTAAAATAGTATCCGTAGAAGTTTAGTTTACATAAGGTCTAAAAGTGAGGCTTAGTGTAAAGCCTAAATTCTAAATAAATCCTCCCTCACTAAACAAAAAAATACTACCCTATCCCAAGAGTAGTATTTTTTTATTATTGATGCACCAACGCTCTGCAAACCCTGCAACCTCAACATTACTCCCTTTAGGGGCTATTTTTGAACCTATAACCTCTAATTTTAACCCTGCAACCTCAACATTATTCCCTCTAGGGGCTATTTTTGAACCTATAACCTCTAGAAACAGCTTGTCTTGTTGCTCAAAACCAACATTGGTACTCACTCTATATCCGCCATAC
This Riemerella anatipestifer DNA region includes the following protein-coding sequences:
- a CDS encoding IS982-like element ISRa1 family transposase, whose product is MNNLEQIYERILEVLGLFSENQLISYQRRTPKMSDLEVISLNITAEYLSIDSELQLFRKLPNSLINKIERSVYNKRKRRLSLQTEQIRQRISMEFNEFEDIFIVDSMPMKVCENARSTRSKICKEQSYSSPTYGYCASQKLYFYGYKLHAVCSLNGVIKNFDISPASVHDIHYLKDSGEQMRNCTLIGDRGYLSAKVQIDLFNYANIKLDTPMRSNQKDYIPQFSLYKKKRKRIETFFSQLCDQFMIKRNYAKTFEGFKTRIISKITAATVIQYINKFIFQRKLNHLKISII
- a CDS encoding Arm DNA-binding domain-containing protein; translation: MILNYSTPRLFTPCRSENYFASMKYSFFLKKDHKNKDGKYPLYLNLYIHKQRKRIPVELYIKNRDWSQTKQEVLKTCDQHHDFNLILRDIEAKINKIEIQYRLTNEPLTVDKCAELLRRPDLTVDFISFMEYEMRLKNMEENSLKNHCSVLKKLKEYTATLLFADVNETFISKYRKLVVHFK
- the purB gene encoding adenylosuccinate lyase; its protein translation is MNTYKNPLEERYSSEEMLFNFSHDNKFQNWRKLWIALAEIEKDLGLDISEEQINQMKDKAKDIDYTKSAEYEKRFRHDVMAHVHTYGDVAPLAKPIIHLGATSAFVGDNTDLIQMRDGLLILKKKLVNVIKGLSDFALKYKDLPTLGFTHFQPAQLTTVGKRATLWLQSLILDFEELEFFLDTLRFRGVKGTTGTAASFLELFNGDYEKVKTLDKELSKRFGFDKVFGVSGQTYDRKIDAKVVALLSNIAQSAHKFTNDLRLLQNLKEIEEPFEKDQIGSSAMAYKRNPMRSERIGALAKYVMSLSSSSAMVAATQWFERTLDDSANKRLSIPQAFLAVDAILLIWNNIMNGLVVYENRINKHIMEELPFMATEYIIMEEVKAGGDRQEIHEIIRVHSMEASKKVKMEGKDNDLIERIMNDNSLKLDKSKLAEVLDPKNFIGFAPIQTEEFIKNEVQPILDKYSDMVGLKAELKV
- a CDS encoding ABC transporter substrate-binding protein, which produces MKTHFFILISSLALISCKKEANNFSKEQVIISKNTYYQEDNNKVIINTKNLSSEISAAKLPLKKVVLLSSSMLGYMLELGLESHIIGISSEEYVYSEKVKALIQSKKIHTVGNEQKYDLEKIISLKPDAIITNHIPNFENTYNLLRKNNIEIIFLNEYLENEPLEKTAYLKIFGKLFGIEKQASERYLNIKQNYDNLKLQAQKTPHKPQVLCNEIYGNQWFLPGNKTFAAKYFNDAGGNYIFNDLDKDQSVPLSFEEVYAKSKQAEYWVNLSNYQYKNELLAMNPSYSKMDIFKKGKLYNIAKRQKGKANDYFESGVVRADLVLKDYVKIFHPALLPKDTLTYMNALK
- a CDS encoding site-specific integrase translates to MINVDLERIKIKQHRSHRTNLSLQEVERMKEYYFSKFIKPTHKMVLGYFLFNCMTGLRINDLLKLKREQLNDDYFYFWNQKSKKQQILMTNETCRKILAEDSSLFIKPPSAKHINEVIKEIALFLGIKKHLVCHVARHTFATNYLRKGGKVEDLQILLGHSDIKTTMIYVHIVESEAINTMRLLD